In a genomic window of Oreochromis aureus strain Israel breed Guangdong linkage group 13, ZZ_aureus, whole genome shotgun sequence:
- the zgc:163080 gene encoding transmembrane protein 14A, with amino-acid sequence MALDWIGFSYAAAVAFGGFMGYKRKGSVMSLMAGLVFGGLSAFGAYNITNDPKDIKVSLLSSGVLAVIMGMRYKNSGKLMPAGIMTGLSLLMVFRLLLLIV; translated from the exons ATGGCGTTGGACTGGATTGGCTTCAGCTATGCTGCAGCCGTCGCTTTCGGAGGATTTATGGGATACAAGAGAAAAG GCAGCGTGATGTCCCTTATGGCTGGTTTAGTTTTTGGCGGATTATCTGCTTTCGGTGCCTACAACATAACGAATGACCCAAAGGACATCAAGGTGTCACTGC tgtcCTCGGGAGTCCTTGCAGTCATCATGGGAATGAGATACAAGAACTCTGGGAAATTAATGCCGGCTGGAATAATGACAGGGCTAAG CTTGTTGATGGTGTTTCGCCTCTTACTTCTGATCGTCTGA